One part of the Romeriopsis navalis LEGE 11480 genome encodes these proteins:
- the ureA gene encoding urease subunit gamma yields the protein MQLTPQEKDKLLIFTAGLLAERRKAKGLKLNYPEAVAFISAAILEGAREGRTVSELMSYGTTLLNRDDVMDGIAEMIDEVQVEATFPDGTKLVTVHSPIG from the coding sequence ATGCAGCTAACGCCCCAGGAAAAAGACAAACTCCTCATTTTCACCGCCGGACTGCTGGCTGAGCGGCGCAAAGCCAAGGGACTCAAGCTCAACTATCCCGAAGCCGTGGCCTTTATCTCAGCGGCAATTTTAGAAGGCGCACGCGAAGGGCGCACGGTGTCAGAACTGATGAGCTACGGTACCACGCTACTCAACCGGGATGATGTGATGGACGGCATCGCCGAAATGATCGACGAAGTCCAAGTCGAGGCCACATTCCCCGATGGGACAAAGTTGGTGACAGTGCATTCACCGATCGGTTAG